The Cryptococcus gattii WM276 chromosome F, complete sequence genome segment CCCAAAATCAACGACTGGCTCGCCAAAGTCGAGTCCGAGATGCGTGTTTCTCTCGCATATCTCCTCTCTCAAGCCATAGCCGAGCTAAACGGCTTCTTCAAGGTTGATAGCAGTCTCTCTCTGGACGATTTGCTTGCTTGGACCGACTCGTATCCCGCTCAATTAGTTGTACTGGCAGTTCAAGTCGCTTGGACGGATCTTGTCGAGTCTTCGATTGCCACCGCTGGCCTCACTAGCGTGCTTGCCCTTGTATCCCAGACGCTTGATTTACTGGCAGACACTGTTTTGCAAGATATTGCTGTCCTGCAAAGGAGGAAGTGCGAGCATCTTATTACCGAGCTGGTCCATCAACGAGACGTCATCCGATCTCTTATTACTTCCGGTACAAGGAGCACAACTAACTTTGAATGGCTTTACCACATGCGTTTCTATCTGAACGAGAATGTCTCTGACCCTCTGCTTAAACTTGAAATCCGTATGGCCGATGCTGTCTTTCCCTACGGTTATGAGTACTTGGGCATCCCAGACCGACTTGTTCAAACTCCTCTTACCGACCGATGTTACCTTACTTTGACCCAAGCCCTTGATAATCAACTTGGTGGATCGCCCTTTGGTCCAGCTGGGACTGGGAAAACCGAGTCCGTTAAATCGCTCGGTGTTCAACTGGGTCGTTTTGTGTTGGTGTTTTGCTGTGACGAAACGTTTGATTTCCAAGCGATGGGCCGTATCTTTGTTGGTCTTTGTCAAGTGGGTGCATGGGGATGTTTCGATGAATTCAACCGACTTGAAGAGAGGATCTTGTCAGCCGTATCCCAGCAGGTTCAAAGCATTCAACAAGGCCTTGCTCAGGTCGCATCAAGCCCCGGTGCAGAGGTTGAGTTAGTGGGGAAAAAATTCAAGATCAACCCTCGAACCGGCATCTTCATTACGATGAATCCCGGCTATGCCGGTCGATCAAATCTTCCTGATAACCTCAAGAAACTCTTCCGAAGTATGGCTATGACCCGACCTGACCAAGAATTAATCGCACAAGTCCTCTTATTCTCAAAGGGTTTCCGAACTGCGGAAATTCTGGCTTCTAAAGTAGTGCCCTTCTTCAGCCTCTGTGCGGAACAGCTTTCTGATCAACCGCACTATGACTTTGGTTTGCGTGCCCTCAAATCAGTTCTGGCCAGTGCGGGTATATTAAAACGGGATAGACATCTTGCTCTCGAGCAGAGTGACGGGACTGGTTCAGGAACCGACGATTTCGTGGAGCAACAAATCATGATCCAAAGTGTGACGGAAACGATTGTGCCAAAGCTTGTTGCAGATGATGTACCTTTGCTCAAAGCGTGTGTaatcttctctccattGATGCACGGCGCTGACCACTGACTTTGTCCTCTAGTCTCCTCGAGGATGTCTTCCCAGGTGTAGAGTATGTTCCTGTCAACCTCGATGCTCTCAAGGCCAAACTTGACGAGGTGTGCAAAGAGAGGCACCTTGTTGCAAAGGAATCATGGCTAGAAAAGGTTGTTCAGCTGTACCAAATCCAGAATATCTCGCATGGTCTTATGATGGTTGGACCTTCAGGCTCTGGTAAAACGCAGGCCTGGCAAGTGCTTTTGGCGGCTCTTGAACGTTTGGATGGCGTCGAGGGGACTTCTTATGTGATAGACCCTAAAGCCATTGATAAAGAGGCTTTGTATGGTACTCTCGACTCGACAACAAGGGAGTGGAACGATGGTCTTTTCACTCATATACTAAGGAAGATTGTGGATAACGTTCGAGGCGAGACAGCGAAGAGACATTGGATTATATTTGACGGCGATGTCGACCCTGAATGGGTTGAAAACCTTAACAGGTATGTGTTATCATTGAGTCAAGGATTCACCGGCACTGATTGATATATCTAGTGTGCTCGACGACAACAAGCTCTTGACTCTTCCTAACGGTGAAAGACTCAACCTCCCTCCCAATGTCCGCATCATGTTTGAAGTAGAGCATCTCCGCTACGCCACACTTGCAACCGTCAGTCGATGTGGCATGATCTGGTTTAGCGAAGATGTCATAGACACCTCCATGATTTACAGTCATCATCTTGATTTGATTGCTCTGCTTCCTATCGGAACGGATGAAGACGAGACATTGGACTACACAAGTGGTGTTGACTCAGATACAGTCGCAAGTCGACATCTCGACGTTCAGAAGCAAATAGTGGCCATGCTCAAGCCTCATTTCCAACCAGAAGGTTTAGTGAACAAGGCGTTAGAATACGCGGCGAAGTCAGAGCATATCATGGAGTTCACATCCGCTCGAGCACTGAAcaccctcttctccttACTCAAAGCTACTATTCGTCACGTTCTGGAGTACAACACTCGCCATTCAGACTTTCCGCTCTCTCCTGAGAAGGTTGAAGCCTATGTTTTGCGCCGTCTTTTGCTCAATATTGTTTGGGCGTTCGTTGGTGATGCCAAACTCGATATAAGGGCCGAAATGGGCAAACATTTGGCGCAGGAATCAGGCATAGAGACGCCTCTCCTTAGTTCTGGCGCTTCTCTTATCGACTATGATGTCGATGTCTCGTCAGCTGTTTGGGTTGCTTGGCAGTCTCGTGTACCTACCATTGAGGTGGAGACTCATGCTATCACCTCAGCAGATGTGGTCATCCCTACCATCGACACCTTGCGCCACGAGGAGGTTTTGTACAGCTGGTTGGCCGAACACAAGCCCCTCATTCTCTGTGGTCCTCCTGGTTCCGGTAAAACCATGACTCTATTTAGTGCTCTGAGAAAGCTTCCAGACCTCGAAGTTGTCGGCTTGAACTTCTCTAGCGCCACTACTCCTGAGCTTATTCTCAAGACTTTCGAGCAGTACTGTGAGTACCGAAAGACACCCAATGGTGTTGTCCTTGCGCCTACTCAAATTGGCCGCTGGCTTGTTGTCTTCTGTGACGAGATCAACTTGCCAGCCACCGACAAGTATGGTACCCAGAGAGTTATCTCTTTCCTTCGTCAGTTGATGGAGTACAATGGCTTCTGGAGAACTTCGGATCTATCCTGGGTCAAGATGGAACGAATTCAATTCGTCGGTGCCTGTAACCCTCCTACCGACCCTGGTCGAGTGCCACTCAGTCACCGATTCATGCGTCATGCACCTGTTGTCATGGTCGATTATCCTGGTGAAATTTCACTCAAGCAAATTTACGGCACTTTTAATCGAGCCCTCCTCAAAGTCATTCCCACCCTCCGTGGTCATTCCGACGCCCTCACCAATGCTATGGTATCCTTCTACCTTGCTTCTCAAAAGCGTTTCACCGCCGATATTCAGGCCCATTATATATACAGTCCTCGAGAACTCACACGATGGAGCCGAGGTATTTACGAAGCTATCAAGCCTTTGGAGACACTTTCGGTTGAGGGCTTATTGCGAGTGTGGGCTCATGAGGCTCTACGATTGTTCCAGGATCGATTGGTCGCGGAGGACGAGAAACAGTGGACCGATGATCTCATTGACTCCAATGCCTCTGAGCACTTCCCTAGTGTTGACGTGTCAGAAGCACTTGCCCGCCCTATTCTGTTCTCAAACTGGACATCAAGAAACTACATTCCTGTAAATCGCGAGCAGTTACGAGAATATACGAAGGCAAGGCTAAGAGTCTTCTATGAAGAAGAATTGGATGTGCAATTAGTGTTGTTCAACGATGTCCTGGACCATGTTTTAAGGATTGATCGGGTATTTAGACAGATTCAAGGCCATTTGCTGCTTATCGGTGTCAGCGGTGGAGGGAAAGTAAGTACGATTTGATGATGCGCAATCGAAGCTAACGGCTTTTGTCTTTAAGACCACACTATCTCGCTTCGTTGCGTGGATGAATGGCCTCAGTATCTACCAGATCAAAGTATCCAATAAGTATACCGGAGCAGACTTCGATGAAGATCTTCGAACTGTTCTTCGCCGAGCCGGTTGCAAGGGCGAGAAAATTTGTTTCATCATGGATGAATCCAACGTCTTGGACTCCGGCTTCCTTGAACGCATGAATACACTCTTGGCAAATGCCGAGGTCCCTGGTCTTTTTGAGGGCGACGAATATGCCGCGCTCATGACAGCTTGTAAGGAAGGGTCGCAACGAGATGGTCTCATGCTTGACTCTCATGAAGAGCTTTACCGTTGGTTCACTCAACAAGTTGCTCGAAATCTGCACGTTGTGTTCACCATGAATCCGCCGGCCAACGGTTTAGCGTCTCGAGCTGCAACCTCCCCAGCTCTTTTCAACCGTTGTGTGCTCGACTGGTTTGGTGACTGGTCTGACCAAGCCCTCTACCAGGTTGGCCTTGAGTTCACTCAAACTCTCGATCTTGATGTGACATCCTATGTACCCAGCGCATCCTTCCCAATCGTTTATCGTGACCTTCCGGTCCCACCATCTCGTCGACAGGCCGTTGTCAACGCTATGGTGTACGTCCACCAGTCGATGCAAAACTTGACGACGAAGTTGGCCAAGAGACAGGGGAAGTACAATCATGTCACACCTAGGCATTTCCTCGACTTGTACGTTTTGCTGTTTCTGTTAATGAAATGGCGTACCTTGCTGATCACGTCCGTAGCATCAACCATTATGTCAGGTTATTCaatgaaaagaaggaagatcTCGAAGAGCAACAGCGGCACCTCAATGTCGGTCTGGATAAATTAAGGGAGACTGTCAGTCAAGTTGAAGAATTACGTCACAGCCTCGCGGCGAAAAACTCTCAGCTTGAAGCGAAGAATGATGAAGCGAACCAGAAGCTCAAGCAAATGGTGACAGATCAGCAGGAAGCAGAAGCCAAGAAAGCTGCATCGATAGATATCCAGACAGCGCTTGAACGTCAAGACGAATTCATTCGTCAAAGGCAGGAAGTTGTAAAGGAAGATCTGGCTTTGGCTGAGCCTGCGGTCCTTGAGGCATTGGCTGCTGTCGGCAATATCAAAAAGCAACATTTGTCTGAAGTTCGATCCATGGCCAACCCTCCTGAGGCTGTCAAGATGGCAATGGAATCGGCATGTACTGTTTTGGGCCATCAGATCGATAGCTGGAGGACAGTACAGGGCATCATCCGTCGAGAGGACTTTATCTCAAGTATCCAGAATTTTGATACTAAGAAGATGGCCAAGGCCGTGCGCGACCGCATGAACCGGGAGTACATCTCCAAGCCAACATTTAACTTTGAAACGGTCAACCGGGCAAGTCGAGCTTGTGGCCCTTTAGTTCAATGGGTCATCGCCCAAGTGCGTTACTCTGAGATTCTTGAGAAGGTCGCCCCGCTCCGACAAGAAGTGGCCTCGCTCGAGAAGCAAGCCGACGCCACAAAGCAACAGGTTCGAGTTGCTATGGACACCATTGCAGAACTCGAATCCAGTATCGCCAGGTACAAGGAGGAATATGCCTTGCTCATCAGCGAGACACAATCCATCAAAAACGAAATGGATCGGGTTCAGACTAAGGTGGACAGGAGCATGAAGCTGTTGCAGAGTCTGTCTTCTGAACAGGAGCGTTGGGATACTGGCAGCAAGACTTTCGAGACGGAGATGGGGACAATTGTTGGAGACGTCATGGTGTCTGCTGCCTTCCTGGCATACAGCGGCTTCTTTGACCAGCATTACCGTGAGCTCATGAAGAGGGAGTGGATGGATCATCTGTCAGAAGCAGATATCAGTTACAAGCCTGATCTTGCATTGTCTGAATTTTTATCCACCGCTGATGAGCGCCTTGGTTGGCAGGCCAATGCTCTTCCTGCCGATAATCTTTGTATCGAAAATGCTGTCATGCTCAAACAATACAACCGTTACCCTCTGGTCATTGACCCCACTGGTCAAGCTACAGCATTCCTCCAAAAAGAGTACCGTGACCGCAAAATCACCGTCACCAGCTTTCTTGATGAATCCTTCCTTAAAAAGCTCGAAAGTGCATTACGTTTTGGTAACCCACTTCTTATCCAAGATGTCGAGAACCTGGATCCAGTTATCAATTCAGTCCTCAATCGCGAGCTTCGTCGGACTGGTGGACGAGTTCTCATTCGTATTGGTAACCAAGACATTGACTTCTCTCCAGCATTTACCATGTTCCTGTCGACGCGAGACCCGTCTGTCGAGTTCTCTCCGGATATCTGTAGTCGTGTGACATTTGTCAACTTTACCATGACTAGGAGCAGTTTGCAGACACAGGCTCTCGACAAGGTTCTCAAAGCCGAACGTCCCGAAGTTGATCAGAAACGCACTGATCTGATTAAGTTGCAAGGAGAGTTCAGATTGCGACTCAATCATCTTGAAAGGTCACTCTTGCAGGCACTTAATGACTCTACTGGAAGCATCCTGGATGATGACAAAGTCATCGAGACCCTTGAGGTGCTCAAAAAGGAGGCGGCGGAAATCACTCGAAAGGTGGAAGACACAGAGGTTGTCATGCGCGAAGTAGAGGCTGTCACAGGAGAGTATCAACCTCTTGCTCAAGCCTGCAGTGGGATTTATTTCACTTTGGAGCAACTCGCCTCCATCAATCACTTCTATCAGTTCTCGCTTGACTATTTCCTTGAAATTTTCGATTATGTTCTCTTGCACAATCCTCATCTTAAACGTGTTTCCAATATGGAAACGCGCAAGACAATTCTCCTGCAAGACATCTTCCTTACAACTTTTCAACGCACTTCCCGATCACTCTTACACACCGATTACCTTGTGTTGTCCGTGACTCTAGCGAAGCTAAGGTTGCGAGGTGAAGAGCGAGCGAAAGTGTTAGAAGAGTTGGATGCTGTATTAGAAGTCCCTTCTGGAGGCATAGCAAACGATTTAAAACTGACAGTGGAGCAAAAAAAGAGTTTAGACGGAGTCTTTGGGGGGGAGATGAGCAAGGTAAGTTACAAAATTCATGATGGGTGAGGGAGATGTTGATAAGGTTATAGATGTTTGAACAGGATTTCATTAATAACgaagagagatggagatcATTCATGGCTGCCGCACAGCCGGAAAAGGATGTACCCTGGCCCTGGAGTGAGGATGACGGTAAGATAGAGTCCCTGTTCAGTCTTACTGGCGTTGCGCCTGACAACCTCACAGCTTTGTTCAGGGCCGCAAGGCAAATGCTTGTCATCAAAATCTTCCGTCCTGACAGACTTCTTCAATCAGTGACAATATTCACTGATCTTGCTTTCAATGTCGATCTTGCATCTCAGGCAGATTATGATGTCCAGGCTGTTGTCACGGAACAAGTTGGACCTACTCACCCCGTTGCTTTCGCCTCGGTACCTGGTTACGATGCCAGCTACCGTGTCGAGAACCTCTGCCGATCAATGGGGGTCAACTGTGCATCTGTCGCGTTGGGTTCTGCAGAAGGCTTCACTCTGGCAGACCAAGCAATTGCAGAGGCAGCAAGAACAGGCTCATGGGTACTACTCAAAAACGTACACCTTGCTCCTGGTTGGCTAACTCAACTTGAAAAGAGACTACACAGCCTTTCACCCAACCAGAACTTCCGCCTTTTCTTGACTATGGAGACCAATCCTGTCATCCCCGTCAACATTCTTCGGCAGTCACGAATCATTATGAACGAGCCACCTCCGGGTGTGAGGGCAAACTTGCTTGATACTCTCCGTGGCATCCCTCAAAGTCTCATCTCTTCTGGACCTGCTGAGCAGCCTCGActctttttcctcctcgCATGGTTCCACTCCGTCGTGCAGGAACGTCTGCGCTACCTTCCTCTTGGTTGGAGCAAGGGTTATGAGTTCAATGACTCTGATTTTGACGCTGCACTTAATACGATCAATTCCTGGATTACCGCTCTTGCCAAGGGTAAGGCTAACGTCGATCCTGCTCATATTCCTTGGATTGCCATTCGAACTCTCATTAAGCAAGCTGTATACGGAGGAAGGGTTGACTCTGATTACGACCAGAGGGTAGTGGACGCGTTTGTTGACAGGATATTCACTCCCAGGGCGTATGACCCAGACTTCAAACTCGTTGAGGTGGGCAGTGGGCAACCAAGTGTGTCGATTCCTGAAGGGACTCAAATGAGCCACTTTATTGAGTGGGCCCATGGATTGCCGGAAAGGGAACCACCCTCATGGTTAAGTTTGCCATCAACCGCCGAGGGTGTCATCGCTGCTGTGGAAGGTAAGTCAAAGAGGTGTCAGCCTATATTAATCTGTGACTAATATGCGATACAGGTGATGTTACCATGACCAAATTAAGGAAGATGCGCACCACtgaagatgacgaagaCGACGGCGGCCCAGTCTCCGGAGCGTCTCTTGGGCGTCCTGCGTGGATGACAGCAATGAAAAGTCATGCTGATGAGTGGTTGTCTGCTTTGCCTGAAGTACGTTTGTTTCTATAAGCACAGCACCATAAGCTAATCATTACCAACAGACTTTGTCTCCTACTTCCCATAAGCCCTCCCACGCCCATTCGCCTTTGTCTAGATTCTTCGTCCGTGAAGCTTCTACTGGCTCAAGGCTCCTCAAACGTATCCGACATGACCTCTCTGACCTTATCCAGGTTTGCCTGGGTAACATCAAGCAGACCAACGAATTGCGCGCTCTCATGTCCGACCTTAACAAGGGTACTGTTCCTGCTCATTGGTCCAAATTTAAGATGTCCCGCGGAACGGCGGTCAGTCAGTATATCAACAACCTTGCTGCGAGACTGGCACAGCTTGAGCGATTGGCCGACGGCGCAGTAGAAGCACAACAGGGAGTGTGGCTGGGTGGCTTATTCCAGCCAGAGGCTTATATCACCGCCACAAGGCAGGCGGTTGCTCATGATAGAGGATGGTCGTTGGAGCAGTTGGTTCTGGGCATGGATATTTCACAAACAGATGGTCAAGACGCCTTCGTTGTTCAAGGTATGCTACGTGTTAATCGTTCTTAAGTGTCGATACTGACTCGCATCATTCTAGGTCTCACATTACAGGGTGCCTCGTGGACTTCTGGTCGCTTGCAACTTAACGAAGGCCAAGCCACGCTTCTGCCACCATCTCTACTCACTTGGAGACGACGCGATGAGGTTCCTCAGACAAGCGGTGCTACGATCGTAAACCTCCCAGTGTACCTCAATGGCGACAGGAGTGATGTGCTTTTTAGTGTGGATCTGGAGAcagaggaggaaggtgTCGACGTGTTCGCGCAGAGAGGTGTATGTTTGACTGCCGCCTAGTAAATCTGAAAGTATGGGCAGAAGAATGTTTGGACATATTCGTGGTATGCGGCATTAGTAGGTTGAATGTAGTTAACGAGACTCGATGAGATGGACCCAGCATGTATGATATCAGTATACTCAAATCCATTCAATCTATACAATCAACAGCTCGTGGAAGTTATCCTTCAACGCAGATGGCAGATGGCAGAAGGAACGTAGTATACGAAGAATGGTTGCCAGAAAACTGATTTATGCTATGCATATGGCTTGTGTCTAGCCTTTTACCAACATGCGCTCATTAAATTGCAAAATAAAGGATACAGATCCCTCTCAATAACCCCTTTCatatcttcttcctctttaCCAGAAACCGCCCAAGGCCTGCAAATCACTAGCAACGGTAACAGCGTCCGTACCGATCTGTCGCATCATCTCCTTTTGCCTTCCTATCGGTTGAAGAGCGAACTGGTTTAGAAGTTGACCGTCCAGGATACCCTTCGATAAGGGGCGTGGTAAGAGGTCGTTACGAACAGTTCTGCAAGTAGGGGTTAGCACCCGCAAGTCTCGTGAATATGGCGCCCGAAATCGTACCTGAAAGCTCGAGGGTTGAGACCCGCAACATGCTGGGCATTCCTGACTAATTGGTCAGATACGAGCTGTAACCTTTTGAACCTCGCATCCTTTACAGAAACAACAGTCGTCAACGCTCCGTCGGCCGTGGCTTTAGGGAAAACGTTAGCATCCAGTGTTATGTATACCAAAAGGAGCACGACCCACCATAGATAATCTGTGTTTGCGGCGCAAATTCCTCCTCTGTAGTTTTCCTCCTGGCAATCACCTTAGATACTGTGGCAGCAGATCCAGCATGGTATTCTGTTCTCAGCATCAAGCGTTCACCATTCAGCGAGTCGGGATCTTAGATATATCAGCGGCTGCTTCCCGACAACATTCGTTCAAACTCACCAGTGGGATCGAAGTCAAGCATTCTCATATCACCATTCCTATCGCTGGAGATGAAGGTCACCTGGCCATCGTGGACGAGGAAGTCTGCGGTCACAACCGAGACGTGTTGCAAATCTTTACTGATAGTCGTGAATTTGTACGGATCTTCCTGAAGTGAAACAAACCAGAAACTTTTGCAAAGGTCGCCAATGAGCATGAAGTTCTTAAACACTTTCACAGTGGTAGCATATAATTGGATATCGAGGAAAGCGAGACCCATGAGCTGAGCGTCGTAGTCGAAACCTTTAACGTAGAGCTGCGCAAGTTGGATTGTTAGCACAGTCGCAACAGAAAAAAGTTTTAATGCTCACCTTCGGGCCATTGGTATTCAACAAGTAACCGTTAATGTGATTCACAGCATTCACGGGATGTCTTGCAGGGTCTTTTGTCCTCCTGACCAATTTCCATCCTGGTACACTACCAGGGCCTCCCCCTCCTTGCGGCCCGACTGTTTGAAGGATCTCAAATATATATGTCTATAACACGTTATTAGCCAATCATTCATTTATTGTACTGCCAACAGGGGTCAACTTACATTCCCTCTCGTAGCTCGATCTTCACCAAAATTGAAACCAGTTCCCACGGCGATAAAGTCCCTATAGCCACCCGGCGCACCAGGCGATTCCAAGTTCACACTTTCCATACTCATGACTTCTTCGTTTTGATCAAACTCATAACCATCGATAACTTTCCAAGGATCAGAACCTTGCGAGAAAAGTTCAAGAGTTGATCGTTGGTTGGTCGGAGGAATAAGGTCCGGACCTGTAGTTTCATCAGGCAAACACTTTGTTTGATGCTGAGAATCTCAACTTACCATCTGGTCCCAACTGGATCTCTCCCTCTTCGTCATACGCTTGGAATGGTACCTCAATAGAAGCGGCTCCGACATAATGAGCAGATGTTGGATCGAACGTTATATTGGTATAAGTTCGCTCCATTTGGTACCGATCGCAAGGAATCGCAAAGTCGGTGTTAAGTGTGGGAGGTAAGTAACAAATGAAGGAACCCTAGAGAACAGTGTCAGTAACTAAGACGAGATCTATGAACAGGTCTGACTCACATCTTCTATTCTGATGAAGTATTCGCCCTTCCCACCCAGATGAGTCGTCTTACCAAACGCCATCGCCGCCTGTTTCAAAGCAAATGCCCTCAGAGGATGTGCCTCACTTGAGATAATCCAGTGCGGTTTCTCTCCGGTAATAAACGCTCCGGTCAAACCTTCAATATTGTTGAAGGGGACAATGGTGTAAGGCAACCGTGCGCTGCCGTTGGTGGTACCGACACCACCCGAGATGGGAAGAAGTTGAGTGTGAACTTTACGGAATCGAACTGCGAGTGAACGACGAGAATGGGATGACGCGTCAACAGTGAAACGAGGTTGAGCTTCGTAAGCGTTTAATCGACCCGAGTGGTGAAGAGCCTGGCAAATCCATCTGTGTCAGTTTGTCAACAGCTTGGAGGTCGGGGAGGCAAACCTACGAGCAAGTGCTGCCTGACAGTTCCCTTTCCAATGGGGCAGAATACCATCTGTATAATCTCgtcctcctcttcaccttcttcccttttctcACCATGCACATACCCAGGATTTTCACCCAAATCATCCGTAAAACTCGGTGCGGACGATCCCAAACCCTCACTCTGCAGTACAACCTGCAGATCGGGTAAGGACCGTATCTGCAGTTCTCCACTCCTCGTCACAAGCGCAAGCCATTGAGTGCCATGCGAGGAGTTGATAGCAGTCTCCATGCTAGGTGCTTCCGTGGTAATGGCAGGTTCTTGCTCTTGTAATCGCTTGATCTGCTGAGGGGTGAGCTGGGCTTGGCGAGTGAAACGCGCGGTGGGACCGTTGACGCCGTTGGGGATGTTAGGTTTATGGTCAGAGTCAATTTGGTTGGAGATGAATTCGGAGGACTCGGATTTGGAAGGCTCAAAAGTACGATAGACGCCGGTGGTGTCTGTAAACACCTCTACTGCTTGGCAAACCGGAGACTCCTAACATACATATCATTAACACGATAGTCAAAACCGAACTTGCATGGAAGGACAACTTACTCCTTCGGAGACGATAGGTGCTTCAGCAACCGTTCTTGCAACAGTATCACCGACAAAGAAGGTGACGCTATCGTCTGCTCGGCGAATGATCGCGAACGGATCAGAGATACTGGCATTCACAATCTTGGGACCATCACCACGAGGGCAGACAGTTTGAATTATTTTACCATCTACCTGGCGGTCAGCGATGTGCAAACAAAGCAAAGGAAACGATTCACTATTGTCCAAGAGAACGACTTCTAGAGGCGAAACATGCAGGATACATGATCGCTGGAAGAATGGTGCTGCTGACAGGGTCTTGCCGTCAAGCCTTCCTATTTGCTGGGGCGTAGGTTTAGAGGACAGCGCAAAGACCTATAAAACAGTTATAAGCTCTGCACTCGTACAGTGAAGCGATTCAACTGCGCATGGAAACATACTCTGGTAGCATTTCCTTCACTACTTAGCAATATTGTCGCTCTCTCCGCTTCTGGAATATCCTTGAACTTTTGTCCTGTTTGTCTATCGATAGAAAGGAACCAGACACCTTCGGCATTGAGCAGCTCGTTGAATCGGCGGCGCTTCGTTATAGGAATACCACGCTACCAATTTGTGTGAGCCAAGAATTTATGGACGTTGGTGCCTGTGCTGTAGAAAAAAGGCGACTTACGCGGAAGACGTTGAACGTTGAGTTGCGAGATCCACCACTGACAGCTACCAGTTGGGGGTAGGTGCGTAACTGTACATAATAAGGTCAGCTTGCGCCAACGTTCTAATCGATCCCATAAGGATGAGCTCACTCCTTGATCGGAAGCAGCGATACCAAATTCAATATCCATAATCTTCCCAACACCTGTCAATATATCATAAGGAGAAAGGGTGATTGCGGCGGGACCGAATTGTTCTTGCGCCTTTTCGTCAAGTGCAGCGTCATTGATATCACCATACAGATctttgtttttttttttttttttttttttttctatATCAGCGGCAGTACGCGGGTGAACCATGAGAGTTTACTTACCTTCATCCCAGTCTacttccatctcatcctttttctcctctgCCCTTTCCACTCGCTGCCTGACAACATTGACCTTGGCCAACCATGAATCACCCTCCGCAGAACCGACAAACACAGCACCATCGCCTGTCACAATCAAATCTGAGGGGGGAGGAACGACACATCCCTTATCCAGCACCTCGATCAACCCTACTGCCCTGCCTTCCATGCTAAACCTCACTTGATGGACCGCACCATTCTGAAGGATGAGCAACATGTCATGAGGAGTGACAAAGACACACCGTGATCCTTCGAGGGTAAGTTTCTGGGATACAGAAGCCATTGAGCATTTGAGTGATGTAATTCGAGACCACCAGGCATTGACGCAAGCAGCAGCCACTCGGCCGCCTTGGTCGATGTGCACAATACCGGTGCTGGTCACAAGGACGATACCG includes the following:
- a CDS encoding cleavage and polyadenylation specific protein, putative (Similar to TIGR gene model, INSD accession AAW44183.1); this encodes MHALHQTLLPSSSIHYSLFLPHFTPSTIYPLPKPPAAVDTPDVKVIGNLVVAGAEALRVFEIREESVPIIEKVKLEEDVAEGKKDVQMEEVGDGFFDDGHAERAPLKYQTTRRLYLLAQHELNGTVTGLAATRTLESAIDGLDRLIVSFKDAKMALLEWSRGDIATVSLHTYERCPQMNTGDLQSYVPLLRTDPLSRLAVLTLPEDSLAVLPLIQEQSELDPLSEGFSRDAPYSPSFVLSLSDVSTTIKNIQDLLFVPGFHSPTIALLFSPMHTWSGRLQTVKDTFCLEIRTFDLSSGTSYPLLTSVSGLPSDSLYLVACPSELGGIVLVTSTGIVHIDQGGRVAAACVNAWWSRITSLKCSMASVSQKLTLEGSRCVFVTPHDMLLILQNGAVHQVRFSMEGRAVGLIEVLDKGCVVPPPSDLIVTGDGAVFVGSAEGDSWLAKVNVVRQRVERAEEKKDEMEVDWDEDLYGDINDAALDEKAQEQFGPAAITLSPYDILTGVGKIMDIEFGIAASDQGLRTYPQLVAVSGGSRNSTFNVFRRGIPITKRRRFNELLNAEGVWFLSIDRQTGQKFKDIPEAERATILLSSEGNATRVFALSSKPTPQQIGRLDGKTLSAAPFFQRSCILHVSPLEVVLLDNNGKIIQTVCPRGDGPKIVNASISDPFAIIRRADDSVTFFVGDTVARTVAEAPIVSEGESPVCQAVEVFTDTTGVYRTFEPSKSESSEFISNQIDSDHKPNIPNGVNGPTARFTRQAQLTPQQIKRLQEQEPAITTEAPSMETAINSSHGTQWLALVTRSGELQIRSLPDLQVVLQSEGLGSSAPSFTDDLGENPGYVHGEKREEGEEEDEIIQMVFCPIGKGTVRQHLLALHHSGRLNAYEAQPRFTVDASSHSRRSLAVRFRKVHTQLLPISGGVGTTNGSARLPYTIVPFNNIEGLTGAFITGEKPHWIISSEAHPLRAFALKQAAMAFGKTTHLGGKGEYFIRIEDGSFICYLPPTLNTDFAIPCDRYQMERTYTNITFDPTSAHYVGAASIEVPFQAYDEEGEIQLGPDGPDLIPPTNQRSTLELFSQGSDPWKVIDGYEFDQNEEVMSMESVNLESPGAPGGYRDFIAVGTGFNFGEDRATRGNTYIFEILQTVGPQGGGGPGSVPGWKLVRRTKDPARHPVNAVNHINGYLLNTNGPKLYVKGFDYDAQLMGLAFLDIQLYATTVKVFKNFMLIGDLCKSFWFVSLQEDPYKFTTISKDLQHVSVVTADFLVHDGQVTFISSDRNGDMRMLDFDPTDPDSLNGERLMLRTEYHAGSAATVSKVIARRKTTEEEFAPQTQIIYATADGALTTVVSVKDARFKRLQLVSDQLVRNAQHVAGLNPRAFRTVRNDLLPRPLSKGILDGQLLNQFALQPIGRQKEMMRQIGTDAVTVASDLQALGGFW